A stretch of the Opitutaceae bacterium genome encodes the following:
- the hflX gene encoding GTPase HflX: MADFLTETPSTDDSKRCERAFLVGVQEPEMKPGEARELLSELSELVENLHIGVVGEELVTLRQRTPATLLGSGKTAEIIAKAKDLQADLIVIDESLSPAQQRNWEAESGIAVIDREEVILDIFADRARTREAVLQVALARMEYSLPRLTRAWTHLSRQRGKGGMGGEGETQLEQDRRLVRDRIARLKRELVEVRQQRGVQRQKRLRVPVPTASIVGYTNAGKSTLLNRLTGASVLAEDKLFATLDPTTRQLTLQGHQKLLVTDTVGFIRRLPHRLVEAFKATLEEVLVADFLIHVIDVTNPDFEKHHATTLEVLEELGAQDKPMLTVFNKDDGADEAMRAQARHLVGDSLFVSAHTGAGVDTLLERFRELIANEFGSEELLVPHARYDVVAKLHAIGHVQQEEQRDEGVYLIGRFPPSQTALFAPFRLKT; the protein is encoded by the coding sequence ATGGCCGACTTCCTGACTGAGACCCCGTCCACAGATGATTCCAAGCGCTGCGAGCGCGCATTCCTGGTGGGGGTTCAGGAACCAGAGATGAAACCCGGCGAGGCCCGCGAGCTCCTAAGCGAGCTCAGTGAGCTCGTGGAGAATTTGCACATCGGAGTGGTGGGAGAGGAGTTGGTGACCCTTCGTCAGCGAACGCCCGCCACACTTCTCGGCTCGGGGAAGACGGCTGAGATCATCGCCAAGGCAAAGGATCTCCAGGCAGATCTCATCGTGATTGATGAGTCCCTGAGCCCGGCGCAACAGCGCAACTGGGAGGCGGAATCTGGCATCGCCGTCATTGACCGCGAGGAAGTGATCCTTGACATCTTCGCAGATCGTGCACGCACCCGTGAGGCCGTCCTTCAGGTTGCGCTGGCGCGCATGGAGTATTCGCTGCCCCGCCTCACCCGGGCCTGGACTCACCTTTCCCGCCAGCGCGGAAAAGGGGGGATGGGCGGCGAAGGCGAAACCCAGCTTGAACAGGACCGTCGTCTTGTCAGAGACCGCATCGCGCGGCTAAAACGCGAATTGGTGGAAGTGCGCCAGCAGCGCGGGGTGCAGCGCCAGAAACGGCTTCGGGTCCCCGTGCCCACGGCATCAATCGTGGGCTACACCAATGCGGGCAAGTCCACGTTGCTCAATCGGCTCACCGGGGCCTCCGTGCTGGCGGAGGACAAGCTCTTTGCAACCCTCGATCCCACAACCCGGCAGCTCACGCTTCAAGGGCACCAGAAGCTGCTTGTCACCGACACCGTCGGCTTTATCCGCCGCCTGCCACACAGGCTCGTCGAGGCCTTCAAAGCGACGCTCGAAGAGGTGCTCGTAGCGGATTTTCTGATACACGTGATCGATGTCACCAACCCGGATTTCGAGAAGCACCATGCAACGACGCTCGAGGTGCTTGAGGAACTTGGCGCCCAGGACAAACCCATGCTCACAGTGTTCAACAAGGACGACGGGGCGGACGAGGCAATGCGCGCCCAGGCCCGTCACCTCGTTGGCGACTCCCTTTTTGTGAGCGCCCACACAGGGGCAGGTGTTGACACGTTGCTAGAGCGTTTCCGAGAACTTATCGCGAACGAGTTTGGCTCCGAAGAGCTCCTGGTTCCGCATGCCCGCTATGATGTCGTGGCGAAACTCCATGCAATAGGCCATGTGCAGCAGGAGGAGCAACGCGACGAAGGCGTTTACTTGATAGGCAGGTTTCCCCCGTCCCAAACCGCCCTGTTCGCGCCTTTCCGCTTGAAGACCTGA
- a CDS encoding response regulator, with product MHQSTRILLIQEVSSDATNLMACLRKLGGFEVQMARTLDEGILMAREGAFGVVLLSIGLADPRKGTFADLKKRFVAPVLFLLPGTPAPGSLPLEPWDWISTSFDSNSIQRAVTFAIKLSATENKLAAARQRLRDEEALADKGRVAARAALDFERVLRQVGDGLLRLREGIDPGSFGHLTALETAVSRAERLCQQLHGDFQRSPREAGALKPVQINRSTNTVLIVDDEESIRELSACVVQQVGWNVVTARDGEEALLRFQAEPHRFTAAILDLSLPRLTGIEVISGIRAIKPNLPIILITGHGDESLASDPRLALNGMLRKPFSTDALRAALARAVKQTASGLAPVVG from the coding sequence ATGCATCAATCCACCCGAATTTTGCTCATCCAGGAAGTTTCGTCGGACGCGACGAACCTGATGGCGTGTCTGCGCAAGCTTGGAGGATTCGAGGTGCAAATGGCGAGAACGCTCGACGAGGGCATACTTATGGCCCGTGAGGGAGCCTTCGGGGTGGTGCTGCTTTCGATCGGACTCGCCGACCCGCGCAAAGGTACGTTTGCTGACCTAAAGAAACGGTTCGTCGCCCCGGTTCTCTTCTTGCTGCCAGGAACACCCGCTCCGGGTTCATTGCCTCTGGAGCCATGGGATTGGATCTCAACCTCCTTCGATTCCAACAGCATCCAGCGAGCTGTGACTTTCGCGATCAAGCTTTCCGCCACTGAGAACAAACTCGCAGCCGCACGGCAGCGCCTGAGGGACGAAGAGGCGCTGGCCGACAAAGGACGCGTGGCTGCCCGCGCTGCCCTCGATTTTGAGCGGGTGCTCCGGCAGGTCGGCGACGGGCTCTTGCGACTGCGCGAAGGAATTGATCCCGGTTCTTTTGGTCACCTCACTGCACTCGAGACCGCGGTGTCGCGTGCGGAACGCCTCTGTCAGCAACTCCACGGAGATTTCCAGCGTTCCCCGCGTGAGGCCGGTGCACTTAAGCCTGTTCAGATCAATCGCTCGACCAATACGGTGCTGATAGTCGATGACGAGGAGTCGATCCGCGAATTGTCCGCCTGTGTGGTGCAACAGGTGGGATGGAATGTCGTGACTGCTCGGGATGGAGAGGAGGCGTTGCTGCGCTTCCAGGCCGAGCCGCACCGGTTCACGGCCGCCATTCTCGACCTGTCGCTTCCTCGCCTGACAGGCATCGAGGTCATCTCCGGCATCCGGGCGATCAAGCCGAACCTTCCCATCATTTTGATCACCGGTCACGGCGACGAATCGCTCGCTTCCGATCCGCGGCTCGCCTTGAACGGCATGCTCCGCAAGCCCTTCAGCACGGACGCCCTTCGCGCGGCGCTAGCGCGTGCGGTGAAGCAAACGGCATCCGGTCTGGCGCCTGTTGTGGGTTGA